GGCACCATGGACGACGCGGAGGAGCGCCCCACCGGCCGGGTCTACCGCTACGCGGGCGGCCACCTGAGCGCGGCGGAGATTGCGCCGACCATCATCACCAACGGCCCCGCCTTCTCGCCCGACGGGCGAACCCTCTACCACGTGGACACCCTCGCCGGGACCATCTACGCGCTTGATGTCGCCTCCGACGGCACCGTGAGCCGGCCCCGTCTTTTCGCGCAAGTTCCGCCGGCCGACGGCTATCCCGACGGCCCGACCGTCGACAGCGAAGGCTGCCTGTGGATCGGCCTGTTCGGCGGCTGGGGCGTGCGGCGCTATGCGCCCGACGGCAGGCTGCTCGATTTCGTGCGCTTCCCCGTCGCCAATGTCACCAAGATCGCCTTCGGCGGCGAAGACTTCCGCACGGTTTATGCCACCACGGCGCGCAAGGGCCTCTCGGACGCGGACCTCAGGGACCAGCCGCTGGCCGGCAATCTTTTCACGTTTCGCGTGGCGACGCCGGGGCTGGCCATGCCGCCGATAAAATTAGAAAACTGAACAATGAACCAAACGAGCAGCGGCACGAACCGCAGCCATTTTGGGGAGGAACAAGGAAATGATCGACCGGGGAACCGGCACGCAGGTGAACATGGCGTTCATCGCGGCCATCGTTGCCGTCGCCACCATCGGCGGCTTCATGTTCGGCTATGACAGCGGCGTTATCAACGGCACGCAGGATGGCCTCGAAAAAGCGTTCGACCTGAGCAAGCTCGGCACCGGCTTCAATGTCGGTGCCATTCTGCTCGGCTGCGCCGTCGGCGCATTCCTTGCCGGGCGCCTCGCGGACCTGATCGGCCGCCGCAGCGTCATGATGATCGCCGCCGTGCTCTTTATTCTCAGCGCCATCGCCGCAGGCGCGGCGGAGACCTCGACCCTGTTCGTCATCGCCCGCATCATCGGCGGCATGGGCGTGGGCGCGGCCAGCGTGCTCTCGCCCG
The window above is part of the Pedomonas mirosovicensis genome. Proteins encoded here:
- a CDS encoding SMP-30/gluconolactonase/LRE family protein gives rise to the protein MESGVPTSLCSVGAMLGEGPCWSAAEQKLWFVDIKRQILHRFAPATGMLESWLAPAQPGWVLPATGDRLVAGLQTGLHLFSPEDGRFTPLEPAAADLPGNRLNDATVDPLGRLWFGTMDDAEERPTGRVYRYAGGHLSAAEIAPTIITNGPAFSPDGRTLYHVDTLAGTIYALDVASDGTVSRPRLFAQVPPADGYPDGPTVDSEGCLWIGLFGGWGVRRYAPDGRLLDFVRFPVANVTKIAFGGEDFRTVYATTARKGLSDADLRDQPLAGNLFTFRVATPGLAMPPIKLEN